The nucleotide sequence CGTTGAGTTTATTGGCCCGTCGGGAGCATTGGACGCGTCAGAAAACCGACGACAAGATTATTCGCGCAGCCGGCGTTGCCCGCGCTGCGTTTTTCGTGTGTGCCAAATCAGTGCGTGCCGGAAACTTGCTTGAAGGGGGAGAACTTTTGCGAAAAGTCCGAGTCTATGTTTGCAAGCCTGATCGTTTAGTTATGCAAGCCTCCTTCAAGTACAACGAGGAGTGTTCATGCTAACCCAGGAAGAGGATCAGCAGCTGGTCGAGCGCGTTCAACGCGGTGACAAGCGAGCATTTGATCTGCTAGTGCTGAAATACCAGCACAAAATTCTCGGGTTGATCGTGCGGTTTGTGCACGACACCCATGAAGCGCAGGACGTTGCACAGGAAGCCTTTATCAAGGCGTACCGTGCACTGGGCAATTTCCGCGGTGATAGTGCGTTTTACACGTGGCTCTACCGCATCGCCATCAACACGGCGAAGAACTATCTGGTGTCTCGCGGACGCCGCCCACCGGATAGTGATGTAAGTTCAGAAGATGCAGAATTTTACGATGGTGATCACGGCCTCAAAGATCTCGAGTCGCCGGAGCGTGCATTGCTGCGCGACGAGATCGAAGGCACCGTTCATCGCACAATTCAGCAACTGCCAGAAGATTTGCGTACAGCGTTAACTTTACGTGAATTCGATGGTCTGAGTTACGAAGACATTGCGAGCGTCATGCAGTGTCCGGTGGGGACTGTAAGGTCACGGATTTTCCGGGCCCGGGAAGCCATCGATAAAGCCTTGCAACCGTTGTTGCAGGAAAACTAAAGACAGCGGCGACAGCCAAGAGAGGAACCGCCATGAGTCGTGATGCCCTGCAGGAATCGCTGTCCGCAGTGATGGATAACGAAGCGGATGAACTGGAACTTCGTCGAGTGCTCAACGCATTTGATGATGCCGAAACCCGTGATACCTGGTCTCGTTACCAAGTCGCTCGGGCGGTGATGCACAAGGATCTTCTAATCCCTCGTCTGGATATTGCTGCGGCCGTTTCTGCCGCGCTGGCTGATGAAGCCGTTCCGGCAAAAGCTGCTCGTGGCCCTTGGCGCAGCCTGGGTCGCCTGGCAGTGGCTGCCTCGGTGACTGTTGCAGTGCTGGCCGGTGTTCGCCTGTACAACCAGGACGAAATCGCCGGTGCCGAACTGGCCCAGCAGACTCAGCAACCGGTCATGGCCGGTCCGCAAGTCAAAGGCCCAGCGGTACTGGCCGGCTACAAGGAAAGCTCCGACACCACCGGCCCTATGGCCAACGGTGTGCTGCAAGGGCAATCCGGCTGGCAGGACCAGCGTCTTCCAGGCTACCTGCGCCAACACGCACAGGAATCCGCCTTGAAAGGCACTGAAAGCGCTCTGCCATACGCTCGCGCTGCAAGCCTGGAAAACCGCTGATCCGTTAAGGAGCCCTATGCGCGCCATACCGCTCCTTACGTTATTGCTCAGTGGTTGGTTTGCACTCCCCGCCCATGCCGACGAAGCCCAAGACTGGCTGACTCGACTTGGGCGTGCAGAGCAGCAGCAAAGTTTCCAAGGTACGTTTGTCTACGAACGTAATGGCAGTTTTTCTACCCACGACATCTGGCATCGCGCCCAGAATGGCCAGGTCCGTGAGCGGCTCTTGCAGCTTGATGGTTCTGCCCAGGAAGTCGTTCGCGTAGATGGCCGCACTCAGTGCGTCAGCGGCACTCTTGTCGCCGGCCTGGGCAATTCGCGTGATGCGCCCTCGCGCGCCCTCGATCCGCAAAGACTCAATCAATTCTACGAACTGGCCGTTATCGGAAAGTCTCGCGTGGCCGGTCGTAATGCAGTGATTGTGTCGATTACACCCCGTGATCAATACCGCTACGGTTTTGAGCTGCACCTTGATCGTGAAACTGCGCTGCCGCTCAAGTCCTTGTTGCTGAATGATCAAGGGCAGTTGCTGGAGCGCTTTCAGTTCACTCGATTGGACACCTCCACCACGCCTAATGATCGCGACTTGCAGCCTAGCGGCGAATGCACCTCCATCGCCGTCGGCGATACCAAGGCAGCGGCCGTAGAGGCCACCGAGGCGTGGCACTTGGAGTGGTTGCCGCCAGGCTTTCAGCTGACCAATAGCAGTGCCCGCAAGGATCCCCATACCAAGGCCACGGTCGACAGCCTGATGTATGAAGATGGACTGGCGCGCTTCTCGGTGTTTCTCGAACCGATCAGCGATGTGAGCGTGACCGAGACTCGCACCCAATTAGGCCCTACGGTTGCTGTATCTCGTCGCTTGAATACGGTGGATGGCGAAATGATGGTGACTGTGGTCGGCGAAATACCTATTGGCACCGCCGAACGCATCGCACTGTCGGTGCGCGGTGAAAAAAAGGCCACCCCCAAGCCGTGAGTCGTTAATCCTATGTTCATCCAGATCTTTCACAGTACGTCCATGCCAGGTTGGCTGCCGAGAGCATGAAATGTCTGGATCAGCATTTTCACTTGCAAAAATCTCCCATGTTTTTTATAGGTCAGGGCTTGTTGGCCCTGGCCTTGTTTAGTTCGCGGAACAAAGATGTCGTTCGCAGTTTTCGGCGTTTCTTGAACCCTGTCGCTCAACCCTGCTCGTCGTAACGGGAGCTGTATGTCGATACCACGTTTGAAGTCTTACCTATCCATAGTCGCCACGGTATTGGTGCTGGGTCAGGCCGTGCCCGCGCAAGCGGTCGAGTTGCCTGACTTCACCCAATTGGTTGAGCAAGCCTCGCCTGCCGTGGTGAACATCAGTACCACCCAGAAGCTGCCGGATCGCAAAGTCTCCAACCAGCAGATGCCTGACCTGGAAGGCCTGCCGCCGATGCTGCGCGAGTTCTTCGAGCGTGGCATGCCACAACCGCGTGCGCCCCGTGGTGGCGGTGGTGGCCAGCGTGAAGCGCAGTCCCTGGGTTCGGGCTTCATCATCTCGCCAGATGGCTACATCCTCACCAATAACCATGTGATTGCCGACGCCGACGAGATCCTTGTGCGCCTGGCTGATCGCAGTGAGCTGAAAGCCAAATTGGTCGGCACCGATCCGCGTTCCGACGTGGCCTTGCTGAAGATCGAGGGCAAGGACCTGCCGGTGCTGAAGCTGGGCAAGTCCCAGGACCTGAAGGCGGGGCAGTGGGTGGTAGCCATAGGCTCGCCGTTTGGTTTTGACCATACCGTTACCCAGGGTATCGTCAGTGCCATTGGTCGCAGCCTGCCGAACGAGAACTATGTGCCGTTTATCCAGACCGACGTGCCGATCAACCCGGGCAACTCCGGTGGCCCGTTGTTCAACCTGGCGGGCGAAGTGGTGGGGATCAATTCGCAGATCTACACCCGTTCCGGTGGCTTCATGGGGGTCTCGTTCGCCATTCCTATCGACGTGGCCATGGATGTTTCCAATCAGCTGAAAAGTGGTGGCAAGGTCAGCCGTGGCTGGTTGGGCGTGGTCATCCAGGAAGTGAACAAGGACCTGGCTGAATCCTTCGGCCTCGACAAGCCGGCGGGCGCCCTGGTCGCGCAAATCCAGGATGACGGCCCGGCTGCCAAAGGCGGTCTGCAAGTGGGCGACGTGATCCTGAGCATGAACGGTCAACCGATCGTTATGTCGGCCGACCTGCCGCATCTGGTTGGCGCACTCAAGGCCGGCAGCAAGGCCAAGCTGGAAGTGATTCGTGATGGCAAGCGCCAGAATGTCGAGCTGACCGTGGGTGCGATCCCTGAAGAGGGCGCGACCCTGGATGCCCTGGGTAACACCAAGCCGGGCGCCGAGCGCAGCAGCAATCGCCTGGGCATTGCGGTGGCCGAGCTGACTGACGAGCAGAAGAAAGCCTTCGATCTCAAGAGCGGCGTGGTGATCAAGGAAGTGCAGGACGGCCCGGCAGCGTTGATCGGCCTGCAGCCTGGCGACGTGATCACTCACCTGAACAATCAGGCGATTGAGACTACCAAGCAGTTCACCGACATCGCCAAGGCGTTGCCGAAGAACCGCTCGGTATCGATGCGCGTGCTTCGCCAGGGGCGTGCCAGCTTCATTACCTTCAAGCTGGCCGAGTAACCCACCCGGCCAATAAAAAGCCCCGCCTTCGTTTTACGAGGGCGGGGCTTTTTTGTGGGCGATGGGTTTAGCCCATCATGCCTTTAACCAGGCGCTCCTGTTCGATCAACTCACGCTGACGTGCATCGATACGTGACGACAACGGGAAATTGCTGCCGGCGCGACGTTTGGCAAAGTCCAACTGCTGAATCGCCTGCTGGAAGTCGCCCACCAAAGCAAAGTATTCGGCGCGAGCCTGATGCAGGCCGATGATATTGCCCGACAAGCCACGAGTCTCGGCGACCTGGTACCACACATCCGGATCGTCCGGGCGAGACTTGAGCAAGCCATCCAGGGCCTTTTCCGCATCGGCGGTGCGATTCTGTTTAAGCAGCAGATCTACCCGAATCTGATTCAGCGGGTAGTTGCCGGGGTATTGGGTCAGCATCCGATCCGTGCGTTGCTGGGCATCGGGCAGGTGGTTGTTGTCGATGTCCAACTGGATTTGCGCCAGGTTGTAGGTGATGTCGTTGGGCGCCTTGGCCAGCAAGGGTTGCAGGCTTTCCCGTGCCTGCTTGAACTGGGAGGCTTTGATCTGGGCGATGGCCAGGCCATAGCGCGCCACGTCGTTTTTAGGATTTTCGTCCAGTTGCGCCTGGAAGCGCTTGGCGGCGAGTCCGGAGGTGTCTTCGTATTGCAGCTGTACCCGCGCGCGAATCAATTGGTAGCGCAGGCTGTCTTCCTTGCCGCCGGCCTTGGCTTGTTCCGCGCGGTTGCGGGTGTCGGCGATACGCGATTCGGTCACCGGGTGAGTCAGCAGGAATTCCGGCGGCTTGGCGTCGAAGCGATACTGACGCATCAGGCGTTCGAACATGGTTGGCATGGAGCGCGGGTCGTAGCCGGCTTTCTCCAGGTTGACGATGCCGATACGGTCCGCCTCCTGTTCATTCTGGCGAGAGAATCGTCGTTGTTCCTGGATGGCCGCGGCCTGTGTGCCGGCGATTGCGGCGATCCCGGCATCCCCGGCACCGGCGGCGGCCGCAATGATGCCGCCGAGGAGGGCGGCCATCATCGGGATCTGCATGCGCTGCTGCGCCTCGACACCACGGGCGAAGTGACGCTGGGACAAGTGAGCCAGTTCGTGGGCCAGCACCGACGCGTATTCCCCTTCGGTCTGGGCATTGAGAAACAGGCCGCCGTTCACGCCGACGATACCGCCGGGTGCGGCGAAGGCGTTCAGTTGCGGGCTGTTGATCAGGATGAATTCCAGGCGCCGGTCATTCACCTGGCTGGTTTCCACCAGCTTGTACACGCTGGTTTCGACGTAATCCTTGAGCTGCGGGTCGTTCAACTGCGAGACCTGGCCCCGTAGGTAGGCCAGCCAGGCGCGGCCCAGCTGATATTCCTGTTGCGGCGAGACAATGGCAGAACTGGCGTCGCCAAGTGACGGCAGGTCGTCAGCGAAGCCTGGGGAGGCCAGCAGGCAAGCCAGCGTCAGCAGGGTAGGGCGCAAAAAAGTCATGCACAGAGCCTTTCGACAAAGAGCTTACTGTAGCCGGACACTGAGCTTCGGACCAGATATTCTAAGCACCCCGAATGCGTGCCCGGAGTAAAACCATGACCGACGCTGTAGCCTTTGATGCCGAACTCGATGCCAGCGGCCTCAATTGCCCGTTGCCTCTGCTCAAGGCCAAGCTGGAACTCAATCGATTGGCCAGTGGCGCTGTGCTCAAGGTGATCGCCACCGACGCAGGTTCCCAGCGTGATTTTCGTACCTTCGCCAAGCTGGCCGGCCATACCCTGCTGCATGAAGAAGACGCCGCCGGTGTGTACCGTTACTGGTTGCGCAAGGCCTGAACCGTTTGCCCCTACCACCCGAGGTTGATTGATGTTCAAAGTGTTACGAGACTGGATCCAGCGCTACTTCTCCGATGAAGAAGCCGTGGTGCTGGCGGTCCTGCTGTTTCTGGCCTTTACGGCCGTACTCACCTTGGGAGGCATGCTGGCGCCGGTACTGGCGGGGATGGTGCTGGCTTACCTGATGCAGGGCCTGGTCACCACCCTGGAGCGTTTACGCTTGCCGGGCGGCGCAGCTGTGGGCCTGGTATTTGCCTTGTTCATGGGGCTGCTGGTGGTGTTTATTGTCGTGGTGTTACCGCTGCTGTGGCACCAACTGATCACGTTGTTCAACGAGTTGCCGGGCATGCTCGCCAAGTGGCAGTCGCTGTTGCTGCTGCTGCCGGAGCGCTACCCGCATCTGGTGTCGGACGAGCAAGTGCTGCAGGCGATAGAAGTGGCACGGGGCGAAATCGGAAAGTTCGGGCAATGGGCGCTGACCTTTTCCCTGTCCAGCCTGCCGCTGCTGGTCAACATCATGATCTACCTGGTGCTCGTACCGATCCTGGTGTTCTTCTTCCTCAAGGACCGCGCCATGATCGGGCGTTGGGTGAGCGGCTATCTGCCGCGCGAACGAGCGCTGATCACCCGGGTGGCCGAAGAAATGAACCGACAGATCGCCAACTACATTCGTGGCAAGGTCATCGAGATCATTATCTGCGGGGGCGTTACCTACATTGCGTTTATCGCACTGGACCTCAACTACGCCGCCTTGCTGGCACTGCTGGTGGGGATTTCGGTGGTGGTGCCGTATGTCGGTGCCGTGGTGGTGACGGTGCCGGTGACCTTGATCGCCTTGTTCCAGTGGGGCTGGAGCGACCAGTTCATCTACTTGATGGCGGTCTACGGCATCATCCAGACCCTGGATGGCAACGTGCTGGTGCCGCTGCTGTTCTCGGAGGCGGTCAACCTGCACCCGGTGGCGATCATCTGTGCAGTGCTGTTGTTTGGTGGACTGTGGGGATTCTGGGGGGTGTTCTTTGCGATTCCCCTGGCGACGCTGTTCAAGGCCGTGCTGGATGCGTGGCCGCGGCAGGAGCCGGTGGTGGCACCTTTGTTGTAAGGGTAGGCGCGAATCACTGCTTCATCGCTGCAGTGATCCGCGCTACAGATCAGGCCTTGTTCAATGCCTGGGCTGCGGCCAGAACGGCGTCCACATGGCCCGGCACTTTCACGCCGCGCCATTCCTGGCGCAGCACACCGTCCTTGTCGATCAGGAAGGTGCTGCGATCCACACCCAGGTATTCCTTGCCGTACAGCTTCTTCAGCTTGATGACGTCGAACAGTTGGCAGACCGCCTCATCCTTGTCGCTGATCAGCTCGAACGGGAATTCCTGCTTGCCCTTGAAGTTCTCATGGGACTTCACGCTGTCGCGCGACACGCCAAACACTTCGGTGTTGGCGGCCTTGAATGCTGCGTACTGGTCACGGAAACCCTGGCCTTCGGTGGTGCAGCCCGGGGTGCTGTCCTTCGGGTAGAAGTAGATCACCACTTGCTTGCCCTTGAGGGCGGCAAGGCTGAAGGTCTGGCCGCTGGTGGCCTGGGCTTCGAAATCGGCGACCGGTTTATCGATGACTACCGCCATGATGACTTCCTTACATTGGGTTCTGTGGGCGCCACGGCTCGATCAGCGCGTCGAGGTTCAGGGCATCGGCGAAATCCAGGAACTGGTCGCGCAGCCAACTGATCTGCACGCCGGCCGGCAGGGTCACGGTGAAGGTGGCGTTGAGCATGGTGCCGCCGGTTTGCGGGGCCTGGTAGGCTTCGCAGGTCAGGTTCTCCAGTTCGACGTTATGGTCGATGAAGAACTGGCACAGCTCATTGACGATGTCCGAGCGGTAGGCCGAGCTGACATACGCCACATAAGGAAGCGCCTGCGGGCGATTTTCCAGGGCGGCGCTGCGCACCACGTTGACGGTGAAGTCGTGCTTCTTGGCCAGGCCCGGCAGGCCGGTCTCCAGGCGCGCCAGGGCATCCCAGGTGCCGGAAATCTGCAGGACCAGCGCACTGCACTCGCCATGGCGGGTCAGGCGGGAGGTCACCACGGCACAGCGGTTTTCATGGCTGGCGCGGCACAGGACGTTGGTCAGCTCCATGGGGTTGGCGCCGAGGGCACTGATAACAAGGAATTGTTCGCGAACTGTGGGGGTGGACATGCAGCCTTCCTAAAACGATGAGCGGTCGATACTGTGAGGGCTGTATCGATCAAAGCATGAAGGGTAGCGAAAAGCGTCGCCAAGGGATAGGAGGTGGCGTTTTCATTGCGTGATCCGCCTGATTTTGCCCAGCCTCAACCCGTGCTTTGGCCCAATGATGGCATTGCCCGTCGTTTAGTTGCGCCAGAACGCATCCTCAGGCGGTACTTCGCTTGTACAAGCATCTTGGCGCCAGTACCATTACGGCTCTCTTTTTCCGGCAGGAGCGGTTGCATGATTGCGGGCAGTATGGTGGCACTGGTCACACCCATGGATGCACAAGGTCATCTCGACTGGGACAGCCTGGGCAAACTGGTGGACTTCCACCTGCAAGAAGGCACCAACGCCATCGTGGCGGTCGGCACCACAGGTGAATCGGCCACCCTCGATGTGGAAGAACACATCCAAGTGATCGAATTCGTGGTCAAGCGTGTCGCGGGGCGTATTGCCGTGATCGCCGGCACGGGCGCCAACTCGACGCGCGAAGCCATCGAGCTGACCCGAAATGCCAAGAAAGCCGGCGCCGACGCTTGCCTGCTGGTGACCCCGTACTACAACAAGCCGACCCAGGAAGGCCTGTACCAGCACTTCCGCACCATTGCCGAAGCCGTCGACATCCCGCAGATCCTCTATAACGTGCCGGGTCGTACCGCGTGCGACATGAAGGCCGAGACCGTGATCCGCCTCTCTACCGTGCCGAACATCATCGGTATCAAGGAAGCCACCGGCGACCTGCAGCGCGCCAAGGACATCCTGGCCGGGGTGAGCAGCGACTTCCTGCTGTATTCCGGTGACGACGCCACGGCTGTCGAGCTGATCCTGCTGGGCGGCAAGGGCAATATCTCCGTGACCGCCAACGTGGCCCCGCGCGCCATGAGCGACCTGTGTGCCGCCGCCATCGCTGGCGACGCCGTGACCGCCCGTGCGATCCACGAGAAGCTGATGCCGCTCAACAAGACACTGTTTATCGAATCCAACCCTATTCCCGTGAAGTGGGCGCTGTTCGAGATGGGCCTGATGCCGGACGGTATCCGTCTGCCGCTCACCCGCCTCAGCGAAGCCTGTCACGAACCGCTGCGACAGGCCCTGCGCCAGTCCGGCGTCCTGGTTTAATTGAGGAAGCACTACGCATGAAGCGATTGGCCGGACTTTCCGCACTTGCCTTGATTATCTCCAGCACCAGTGGCTGCGGTTGGATCTGGGGCCCGGAAGGCTACTTCCGTGACCGCGGCAGCGATTACCTGGAAGCACAAGCAACCAAACCGATGCAACTGCCGCCGGACGTCAACGTCGCCAAGCGCCTTGACCCGTTGCTGCCGATTCCACGCAACGTTGCCGACGACACCACCAAGGGTGAATACGTCGTGCCACGTCCACAGCCGATCTCGGCCGTGGCGGATGCCAGCGACTACAGCCTGCAGAAGAGCGGTGATTCGCGTTGGATCGTGGCGCAGCGTCCACCTGCCGAAGTCTGGCCGGTAGCGGTGCAGTTCTTCCAGGACAACGGTTTCCGCATCGACGAGCAGCGCCCGCAGACCGGTGAATTCACCACGGCATGGCAGCAAGGCAGCGAGCTGTCCGCCACTATGGCCAAGCGCCTGCAGGCCGGCGGTGTCGCCGCCGACAGCGAAGCCCGTGTGCGTGTGCGCATCGAGCCGGGCGTGCAGCGCAACACCAGTGAAGTCTACGTGGTCAGCGCCGAGCGTCCTGCCGGCAGCACCGCCAACGTCGACTTCACCAACCGCTCGGTCAACACCGGTGTCGACTCGGCATTGGTCGACGAGATGCTGGCCAGCATGAGCCGTATCTCCGAGAAGGGCGGTTCCGTTTCCCTGCTCGCCGCCCGTGATTACGACACCCCGAGCCGCGTCAGCCTCACCGAGGACGGCAGCGGCAACGTGGTGCTGAACCTGGGTGAAGACCTGGATCGCGCCTGGGCCAGCGTCGGCCGCGCGTTGGAGCAAGGCCCTTGGCGTGTTGAAGACATCAACCGCAGCCTGGGCCTGTACTACATCAACGTGGCTGAAAAGGCCGAGCGCAAAGACGAAGAGCCTGGTTTCTTCGGCAAACTGTTCGGCAGCAAGCCGACCAAGGAAGAAATCGAAACCCGCGCCGAGCGTTATCAGGTGCGTTTGAGCAAGGTTGGCGAGACTGTGCAGGTCACCGTCGAGAAGAACATCAACACCGTCGCGCCGGCTGAAACGGCGCGCAAAGTGTTGGGCGTGATTCAGGACAACCTGGGCTGATCCGATGCGTTTTGCCGTTCTCGGCAGCGGTAGCCAAGGGAACGGCACGCTGGTCGCCCATGACGACACGTACGTGCTGGTGGATTGTGGTTTCTCGTTAAAGGAAACCGAGCGGCGCCTGCTGCGCCTGGGGGTTCACCCCTCGCAGCTGAGCGCGATTCTGGTGACCCACGAACATGCCGACCACGTGCATGGCGTGGGTTTGCTGTCTCGGCGCTACAATCTTCCGGTGTACCTCAGTCGCGGCACACTGCGCGGGATGCGCAAACCTATAGAACCCGCAGGTTTCCTGGCCGGTGGCGAGCAGCTGCAAATCGGTGCCCTGAGCATCGATGTGATTGCCGTGGCGCACGACGCCCAGGAACCGACGCAGTATGTATTCAGTGACGGAGAGCGGCGTTTCGGCGTGCTCACCGACCTGGGCTCCTACTGCGCCAAGGTACTGGACGGATACCGGAACCTCGATGCCTTGATGATCGAGTCCAACCACTGCCGGGACCTGTTGGCTCGCGGTCACTATCCGTACTTTCTCAAGCAACGGGTCGGCGGCGAACTGGGACATTTGAACAACCATCAGGCGGCGTACCTGGTGTATGAGTTGGGCTGGCAAGACCTGCAACACCTGGTCCTGGCCCACTTGAGCAGCAAGAACAACCTGCCGACGCTTGCCCGGCAATGTTTTGTCGACACCCTCGGGTGCGACCCGGACTGGCTGCAACTGGCCGATCAAGATTCAGGGCTCGACTGGCGACATATCGCCTAGCCCACCTCACTCAAAGCGGAGCCCATCATGGAAAAACGTGAAGAACTCTACCGCGGCAAAGCCAAGTCGGTTTACAAGACCGACGACGCCAACCGCCTGATCCTGCTGTTTCGCAACGACACCTCGGCGTTCGACGGCAAGCGCATCGAACAACTTGATCGCAAGGGCATGGTGAACAACAAGTTCAACGCCTTCATCATGCAGAAACTAGAAGCGGCCGGTATTCCGACCCAATTCGACCAACTGCTGGGCGACAACGAGTGCCTGGTGAAGAAGCTGGACATGATCCCGGTGGAATGCGTCGTGCGTAACTACGCCGCCGGCAGCCTGGTCAAGCGCCTGGGCGTGGAAGAGGGCCTCAAGCTCAATCCTTACACGTTCGAACTGTTCCTGAAGGACGACGCCAAGGGCGACCCGTTCATCAACGAATCCCACGTGGTGGCATTCGGCTGGGGCACCGCCGAGCAACTGGCACGCATGAAGGAGTTGTCCCTCAAGGTCAACGACGTGCTGAGCAAGCTGTTCGACGACGCAGGCCTGCTGTTGGTGGACTTCAAGCTGGAATTCGGCGTGTTCCACGATGGCTCCATCGTCCTGGGCGACGAATTCAGCCCGGACGGTTGCCGCCTGTGGGACAAGGACACCAAGAAGAAGATGGACAAGGACCGCTTCCGCCAAGGCCTCGGTGATGTGATCGAAGCCTACGAAGAAGTCGCCAAACGTCTCGGCGTACCGCTTTAATCGACGCAAGCATCTGATAGCACGGAAAAAAATCGCTTCTGCGCTTTGCTTCCACGAAACAGGCTGTTATGATGCGCGCCGTTGGAGAGATGCCAGAGTGGCCGAATGGGACGGATTCGAAATCCGTTGTACCTTCACCGGTACCTAGGGTTCGAATCCCTATCTCTCCGCCATTACATAGAAAAAGCCCCGTAGCTTATTCAGCTACGGGGCTTTTTCGTTTCTGAGATTTGGGGGCAAGCTACTCGTTCCTAGCAGCAAAAAGGGCCGCAGTGGTTGTTTCCAGCAGGCACAACCAACCGTATTCCGTCTTCAAGCATGCCTTACTGGCTTGATCAGGCTTTCTGCTGGAATTCCAAACATCTCATGCAGCTTCCAAATCATTGGCAAGGTCAGCGCTCGTTTTCCATTCAGCACTTCATAAACACGATTCTGGCGACCAATGGCGGGAATAAGATCAGCCGCTGACAGGCCAGACTGTTCCATTCTGAAGCGAATGGCATCGATTGGGAAAGTGTTTGGCTTCATAGGCCTCGATCAGCGTGATCATTACGTCAAAGTAATCACCTTCCGGGGCGCCGGGTTCTGGTTCGTTGTCGAACAGCGCGGAGACAGACTTGAGCGCGTCCTTGTAATCCTGTTCGGTGTGGATAGGTCGGATGTTCATGGGTTACTCCGTTTCGTCATCTTTGATGTGTTCCCAGTATTCTCGTGGGCATCATGCTCGGCGACGCTGCAAATAACTCACTGATATTTATAACTTCCCATTTCCTGGGTGTACGTCCCTCAAGTCTTTATCCAAACGGCCGAAACACTCTCGTACGACATCGTATCCCCAATAAGAGAGTCCCCCCTAATGTCCCTTCGCAGCCTGTCCATCGCCCGCCGTGCGGGTCTGGGTTTTGCCCTGATTGCTTTGCTCGTGGCCCTGCTGGGTTTTTTTGCACTGTCGAACATGGCAAGCATCCGCGCCAGCGCGGTGCAGGTGGAAAGCGGGCTGGTGCCGAAGATGCGACTGGTGGCGGACATTCGCGAAATCATGCTGCGCATTCGTACGATCTCTTTGCGCATGGCCCTGGACCCGAACCCGGCGAGCATCCCGCAATACCGTAGCCAGATGGACACCCGCAGCCAGGACCTGAGCAAACGGCTGGCCGACCTCGATGCAGTGATCGACACCCCCGAAGTACGCACGCTCTATGATCAGTTCCAGGTCTCGCTGCGCCAATACCAGCAAGGGCTGGCGCAGTCGTTCATCCTCGCCGACAAGCAGCAGGGCGCTGAACTCAACAAGCTGTTGCTGGTGGATATGAAAACCGTGGTCGATGGCTCCGGGGCCCAACTCAATGCCCTGGCCGACTACTACAACGCCCAGATCAACCAGCAAGGCCAGGCGGCCGAGTCGCAGTACGGCCGTTCGC is from Pseudomonas marginalis and encodes:
- the dapA gene encoding 4-hydroxy-tetrahydrodipicolinate synthase, with the translated sequence MIAGSMVALVTPMDAQGHLDWDSLGKLVDFHLQEGTNAIVAVGTTGESATLDVEEHIQVIEFVVKRVAGRIAVIAGTGANSTREAIELTRNAKKAGADACLLVTPYYNKPTQEGLYQHFRTIAEAVDIPQILYNVPGRTACDMKAETVIRLSTVPNIIGIKEATGDLQRAKDILAGVSSDFLLYSGDDATAVELILLGGKGNISVTANVAPRAMSDLCAAAIAGDAVTARAIHEKLMPLNKTLFIESNPIPVKWALFEMGLMPDGIRLPLTRLSEACHEPLRQALRQSGVLV
- the bamC gene encoding outer membrane protein assembly factor BamC, with amino-acid sequence MKRLAGLSALALIISSTSGCGWIWGPEGYFRDRGSDYLEAQATKPMQLPPDVNVAKRLDPLLPIPRNVADDTTKGEYVVPRPQPISAVADASDYSLQKSGDSRWIVAQRPPAEVWPVAVQFFQDNGFRIDEQRPQTGEFTTAWQQGSELSATMAKRLQAGGVAADSEARVRVRIEPGVQRNTSEVYVVSAERPAGSTANVDFTNRSVNTGVDSALVDEMLASMSRISEKGGSVSLLAARDYDTPSRVSLTEDGSGNVVLNLGEDLDRAWASVGRALEQGPWRVEDINRSLGLYYINVAEKAERKDEEPGFFGKLFGSKPTKEEIETRAERYQVRLSKVGETVQVTVEKNINTVAPAETARKVLGVIQDNLG
- the purC gene encoding phosphoribosylaminoimidazolesuccinocarboxamide synthase, coding for MEKREELYRGKAKSVYKTDDANRLILLFRNDTSAFDGKRIEQLDRKGMVNNKFNAFIMQKLEAAGIPTQFDQLLGDNECLVKKLDMIPVECVVRNYAAGSLVKRLGVEEGLKLNPYTFELFLKDDAKGDPFINESHVVAFGWGTAEQLARMKELSLKVNDVLSKLFDDAGLLLVDFKLEFGVFHDGSIVLGDEFSPDGCRLWDKDTKKKMDKDRFRQGLGDVIEAYEEVAKRLGVPL
- a CDS encoding MBL fold metallo-hydrolase, yielding MRFAVLGSGSQGNGTLVAHDDTYVLVDCGFSLKETERRLLRLGVHPSQLSAILVTHEHADHVHGVGLLSRRYNLPVYLSRGTLRGMRKPIEPAGFLAGGEQLQIGALSIDVIAVAHDAQEPTQYVFSDGERRFGVLTDLGSYCAKVLDGYRNLDALMIESNHCRDLLARGHYPYFLKQRVGGELGHLNNHQAAYLVYELGWQDLQHLVLAHLSSKNNLPTLARQCFVDTLGCDPDWLQLADQDSGLDWRHIA
- a CDS encoding glycine cleavage system protein R, which encodes MSTPTVREQFLVISALGANPMELTNVLCRASHENRCAVVTSRLTRHGECSALVLQISGTWDALARLETGLPGLAKKHDFTVNVVRSAALENRPQALPYVAYVSSAYRSDIVNELCQFFIDHNVELENLTCEAYQAPQTGGTMLNATFTVTLPAGVQISWLRDQFLDFADALNLDALIEPWRPQNPM